One window of Calypte anna isolate BGI_N300 chromosome 9, bCalAnn1_v1.p, whole genome shotgun sequence genomic DNA carries:
- the AGTR1 gene encoding type-1 angiotensin II receptor, whose amino-acid sequence MIPNFSTEETVKRIHVDCPVSGRHSYIYIMVPTVYSIIFIIGIFGNSLVVIVIYCYMKLKTVASIFLLNLALADLCFLITLPLWAAYTAMEYQWPFGNCLCKFASAGISFNLYASVFLLTCLSIDRYLAIVHPVKSRVRRTMFVARITCIAIWLLAGVASLPVVIHRNIFFAENLNMTVCGFRYDNNNTTLRVGLGLSKNLLGFFIPFLIILTSYTLIWKTLKKAYQIQRNKTRNDDIFKMIVAIVFFFFFSWIPHQVFTFLDVLIQLHVITDCKITDIVDTGMPFTICIAYFNNCLNPFFYVFFGKNFKKYFLQLIKYIPPNVSTHPSLTTKMSALSYRPPENIHLPTKKTAGSFDTE is encoded by the coding sequence ATGATTCCAAATTTCTCTACCGAAGAAACTGTTAAAAGAATCCATGTTGACTGTCCTGTTTCAGGGAGGCACAGTTACATCTACATTATGGTTCCAACTGTTTACAGCATCATCTTTATTATAGGCATATTTGGGAACAGCCTGGTTGTCATTGTCATTTACTGCTACATGAAACTAAAAACAGTAGCCAGCATCTTTCTTTTAAACCTGGCTCTCGCTGACTTGTGTTTTTTAATAACTCTGCCACTCTGGGCAGCCTACACGGCCATGGAGTACCAGTGGCCTTTTGGCAACTGTTTATGCAAGTTTGCATCAGCAGGGATCAGTTTCAACCTGTACGCCAGCGTGTTCCTCCTCACCTGCCTCAGCATCGACCGCTACTTGGCCATAGTGCACCCAGTGAAGTCCCGAGTCCGCAGAACCATGTTTGTTGCCAGAATTACTTGCATTGCCATCTGGCTCCTTGCCGGCGTGGCCAGCTTGCCCGTCGTCATTCACCGTAACATATTCTTTGCTGAGAACCTGAACATGACAGTGTGTGGCTTTCGCTATGACAACAATAACACGACGCTCCGGGTTGGGTTAGGCTTATCCAAAAATCTGCTGGGattttttatcccttttctgATCATACTAACAAGCTACACCTTAATTTGGAAGACCCTGAAGAAGGCATATCAGATTCAAAGAAATAAGACCAGGAATGATGATATCTTTAAGATGATTGTGGcaatagtatttttctttttcttttcctggattCCTCACCAAGTGTTCACTTTTCTGGATGTATTAATTCAACTACATGTAATAACAGACTGTAAAATCACTGATATTGTGGATACGGGTATGCCCTTCACCATTTGCATCGCTTACTTTAACAACTGTttgaatccttttttttatgttttttttggaaaaaactttaaaaaatactttcttcagCTCATAAAATACATTCCACCAAATGTCAGCACACATCCAAGCCTAACAACAAAAATGAGTGCCCTCTCCTATCGGCCACCAGAAAATATCCACTTGCCCACTAAAAAGACTGCTGGGTCTTTCGACACCGAGTGA